The Terriglobus sp. TAA 43 sequence TTTCTGCTTGGCTTTGTCTTTGTGGCGGAGCAAGCGCCTGTGCCATTGCTGCATCCTGTTTCGCCTATGCCGAGCTTTTCCGTGGTGAGTGTGCGGCTTAGCAAACCAGACGAGCAAGGCACAAACAGCGGTGTGAACCAGGACAGCTATCACGCCGAACGTACCACCATGAAAGATGTGTTGGCGTATGCGTTTGGCATGGGTTACGACCAGGAGTTGGATGGCGGGCCCTCATGGATGCGCAATGAGCGCTTCGACATCAATGGCAAGTTGGATCCAGAGGAAGCCGCGAGCATTAAGTCGATGAGCCGCGATGATCGCGAAGAGCAGATGCGCCTGATGGTGCAGTCGCTACTGAAGGAACGTTTTCATCTGACGTATCACTTTGAAGCGCGGGAGATGCCGGTGTATCGACTGCAGATTGCGAAAGGCGGATTCAAGTGTCCTCGCGATACGACTTCGCAACCAGCTATTCCTGATCCTTCAAAGCCGCGTTTTCGCTGGTCCGCAGCGCCTGCTCCTCCGCCTCCGCCGCCGGGATGGCATCAGCCTGCACCTGCGGAGTGGAAGAGAATGATGGGATCGTTGCACATGCACACGAAGGGCTGGCCGTGGTGGTTGATTGCAACTTCGTTGAGCCATCAGCCCGAGTTGAACGGTAAGCCGGTGATTGACGATACAGGTTTGGAAGGGCCTTACGAATGCGACCTTCAATGGTCGCAGGAAGGCTCTGAAGGCACGAACCAATTCTTCTTCCAGGCGATACAGGATCAGATGGGATTGAAGATGACGCCGTCGCGCGGTCAGGTTGAGGTGCTGGTGGTGGACAGCATCGATCGTCCTTCAGAAAACTAGACGCGCATGGCTTAGTGCGTGATGTATTCCTTGGGCGATGCGTTCAGTATTCGCTTGAAGACCGTCGTAAACGCCGCGGGGTTTTCATAGCCAAGATCCAGCGCTGTGTTTGTTACAGATGCACCTGATGCCAGCATTGGCAATGATGCGAGAACGCACGCCTGCTGTCGCCATGCGACGAAGCTCAGACCTGTTTCGCGGCGGAAGAGGCGTGTGAAGGTGCGGCGGCTGAGATAGAGCGCTGCGGCCCAATCATCAATGTTGTCTTTCGCTGTAGGGTGTTGCAGGAATCTGCGGCACAGGCGCGCAAGGTTCTTGTCTGTGGGCAACGGGAGTGAAAGCGGCAGTTCCGGCAGCGTTCCGATTTCGTATTGAATTAACTGCATCAATGCGCCCGAACGGCCATCATGACTGTAGCGAACAGGCAGCGTCACAGCTTCATCCATGAGGCTTCGCATCAGTGGTGAAACATCGACCACCTGGCAGTGATCGGGCATGGGCACCAGCGTGTCTGGCTCGAAGTAAAGGCTCTGCATCTTGACCTCGCCCTGTGCGCGAAGTTCGTGACGCACTCCCGCTGGAATCCATAAAGCGCGACGTGCTGGGACGGCCCACGTTCCCTGCGATGTGGATGCAATCATCATTCCCGTAAGCGGGCAGAACAACTGGCTGCGACGGTGTCGATGGGGACGAACACGATGCGAGGCGGGATAGGTTCCAGCCAAGGCGAGCACAGGGCGTGTGCGATCCGTGAAGTATTTATCGATGTCGACGCTGAAACGGTGGCCCATTCGCATAGAAATTTGTCCCAGCTCAGGTGGTGGGCCTCATAACCAACATTGTATTGTCCAGACATAAGCTTCGAAACACCAGAGAAAGCAGATGATGCCATGAGCCAGAACTCAAAGGAATCCACCACTGCGTATCGCGTGTTAGGCGCAGCAAGCCTGTGCCACATGCTGAATGACATGCTGCAATCGCTTTTTGTTGCAGCCTATCCGCTGTTCAAAGGGAACTTCAATCTTTCCTTCGGACAGATTGGCACGTTGACGCTGGTGTTTCAGATCACCGCTTCGTTGCTGCAGCCCTTTGTGGGCTTTTACACGGATCGTAAGCCGAAACCGTATTCGCTTCCCTTTGGCATGGCGATCTCCATGACTGGTTTGCTGGTACTTGCGTTTGCAACGAACTACAGCATGTTGCTGGTGGGCGGTGCGCTGATGGGCATTGGCTCGTCCATCTTTCATCCGGAATCGTCGCGGTTGGCGCGGCTGGCATCGGGTGGTGCGCATGGCATGGCACAGTCAGTGTTTCAAGTGGGTGGCAACTTTGGATCTTCGCTTGGGCCACTGTTGATTGCGTTTGTTGTGTTGCCGCGCGGGCAGAAGAGCATGGCGTGGTTCACGCTGGCGGCACTGTTCGGCATCATTCTGCTGACGGGATTGGGCCACTGGTACAAGCTGCATGGACGCGCTATCCAGAAGAAACAAACTGTGGCCACCGTGCTTACGCTGAACCGGAAAAAAGTGGGCGGTGCGCTTGCTGTGCTGGTGGTGCTGACACTTTCGAAGTACTTCTATCTGGCAAGCATTACGAGCTACTACGTGTTCTACCTGATGCAGCATTTTCATCTGGGGCAGAAGGATGCGCAGTTCTACCTGTTCCTGTTCCTTGCCGCGGTGGCTGCAGGCACGGTGATTGGTGGGCCGGTGGGTGACCGCATTGGACGCAAGAAAGTTATCTGGATTTCAATCCTTGGCGTGCTGCCGATGACGCTGCTGTTGCCTTACGTCACTCTGCCAGTCACGGTTTTTCTCAGCGTTCTGATTGGATTGGTGCTGGCTTCAGCATTCTCCGCCATCCTGGTGTATGCGCAGGAACTGATGCCGGGACGCGTGGGCATGGTGTCAGGATTGTTCTTCGGACTGGCGTTTGGCCTGGGTGGATTGGGCGCGGCGCTGCTGGGCAAGCTGGCTGATCATACGAGCATCGACTATGTCTATAAGGTGTGCTCGTTCCTGCCTGCGCTTGGATTGCTGACCGGCTTCCTGCCTGACACCAGCAAGAAGCACGATGGCGGATCGACGAACGCCGAGGCGATTGCGTTGATGAACACTGAAGAACAATCAGCCTAAGTATCCGCTGCTGATGTTGAAACGCCACCTTGCTTGCTGCTCGGTGGCGTTCTTCTTTGGTCAGGGAGCGACGAACCCTAACGAATGCAGGAACGCTATGATCTGCGCGTTGGTTTCCGTGAGGTACGGCTCGTTGCGATAGAAGGTGTGGACCTGATCGGGATAGATGTGCAGATCACACCGTGCGCCTGCGGCATTTAATTTCTGCGCATAGTCACGCAAAAGGTCGGCATGGATCACTTCATCCTTGCTGCCGCTGAGGATGAGTGTTGGCGGAACGTCTTTGTTGATGTAACTCATCGGCGAAAGCTTTTGATCGTTATGAAACATCGCGGCGGAGTAGTGAATGTCCAACGCGGGGTTTAACAGCACCAATGCATCGGGGCGTGCGGAGATACGAAGGTCGTCGTGCGAGTCGTCCCAACCGGGGCCGACTGCAGCATAGGCTGCGTTGTACCCACCTGCGGAACTGCCTCCTGCTGCGATCTTGTTCGGATCGAGATGAAGCTCAGCGGCATGTGCGCGAAGCCAGCGCATCGCGCTCTTTGTATCTTCGACGCAGATGCGCGGCTCTTCATGCGGATTCGGTGGCAGCAGGCGGTATTGCAACAGAATTGCCACAGCACCATGTTGCGCGATGGCCTTTGCCTGTTCGTTGTGCACGCCTGCAGCGCCGTTGGTCCAGCCTCCGCCATGCACCAGCAATACAGCGGGACGCTTCGCTGCGTAGTCCTTCGCGCCCATGTCTTTCGGCTCTACGATCCACATGCCGAGATCGCGGCCATCGACGGTCTTATATGTAACGCGATAGCCGATGGGCGGGTCCCATGTTTGCGCATGTGCAGAAATGTTCAGAGCGGCAAGCAGAACAAACATGCACCAGCGAATCATGAGCTTCTCCACATAGGAAGTCGTTACTTGGGGTGGCTTGTCTCAAGCTAAAGAATGACACGCCGGATTTCCAGAGATCGAGTTTCAAGCCATTTTATGAGTAACGAGTAGCATGTTCTCGAATGCGGGGACGTCATGATGATGAGGACAGAATTGTTCCGTTTGAATGGAACGGTTGAGCATGATCCTGCGATTGACCGTTGGCTACAGGAACGAGGTGCGCTTGGCGCCATCGCGGGGCAGTGGTTTGAGGTCATGCGAAAGTGCGGCGATGAGGTCAGAGAAGTTTTTCATGACGGTTGCCCGGTGGCGTGTGTGGGTGATGTTGCTTTCTGCTATGTGAATGTCTTCAAATCTCACGTCAATGTGGGGTTTTATCAGGGCTCATCATTGCCAAATCATGCAGGCCTGTTACAAGGTACGGGGAAGTTCATGCGGCATGTAAAGCTGCAACCCGGAGCGGACGTCGACGCCTCGTCACTGCGAAAGCTGATCGAACGAGCGTATTCCGATGCGAAGGAACTTGTAGAACGCGGATAGCCGTCACTGGCGCCACACATTTAAATCGAAAATTTCGTTGATCGTTGTCGAATTGCGAAACCACCGTTCGTCGTAGAGATAGAAGCAGAAAACAGTCCTGCCCGACCCAAACTTATGGAGAAAGACGATGCCACAGTATTTTGTTGCTGGATACCTCCCCGATGACTTCGACATGTCCACGATGGATGCATCCGTTGGCCCTGCGATCCATGCGCTCAACCAGGAGATGCTGGCTGCCGGGGTCAGGAAATTTGCCTGCGGCCTTGGTGCCACGAAATCCCTGCAAAAGCAGAGCGACGGCGAAATGCTGATCACCGATGGGCCGTATCTGGAAGCCAAGGAACACATCGGCGGCTTCTGGATACTGGAATGCGCGGATATGGACGAGGCGGTGACATGGTCGCGCAAAGGTATCGCCCTGACAGGTGGGCGAGGCGAGGTACGGGAGATTTTCTTTGTTCCGGCAGGCGAATAGCGAACTCAAAAACAGGAGAGGGGCGCTTGCGCGCCCCTCTCCTTGCTTCGTTATTTCAGACGTTACTTCGTCATGGGTTCGGTCCAGGGCTTTACTTCGCGAGCCCAGACATTGCGGAAGCTGATGGGCTCGCTCTTGTCGCCGTGAGCCTGCAGCTTGATGGGCGCTGTGTCGTAGGCCTTGTATTCCGCATGGCCGACATAGGCGGTTTCGCCCTTCAATTCAAAGTGGTTCTCCACCAGAACGCCATTCAGGAAGACGGTGACGTAGGCCGGGGTCTTCAGGCTGCCGTCGGAGTTGAAGCGGGGGGCGGTCCAGACCACGTCGTAGCAGGACCATTCGCCGGGCTTGCGGGCGGCATTGGCCAGCGGCACAGCCTGCTTGTAGACGCTGCCGAGCATACCGTTGGTGTAGGTGGGGTTGTTGTAGCTGTCCATGATCTGGACTTCGTAACCTGCGTCGCCCTTGCCGGTGGAGGCCAGGAAGAGTCCGCTGTTGCCGCGACCCTGACCTTCGCCGGTGATGCTGGCGGGAATCTTCCACTCCAGGTGAAGCTGGTAGTCCTTAAAGCGGTGCTTGGTCTCGATGTTGCCCACGCCGCCCTTCTTTACAGTCATGACGCCGTCATGCACTTCCCAGTCGGCGGGGGTGGTGCTGTCTTTGGCGGCAACCCACTGCGAGGTGTCCTTGCCGTCGAAGAGGACGATGGCGTCCGATGGCGGCTGGCCAACGGTAGCTGCCGGGGTTACGACGGGCGGAACCGGGTGGTAAAACTCGGTATCTTCGTGGGACGGCTTGGGAGCAGCCGTCTGGGCCGTGGCGCTGACGGCCAGAAGAGACGAGGCAGCAAGAAGACTCAGAGCGAAAAAGCGTGCGGGCATCATGGTGCAGCGAAGAATACCGCATCTGGAGCGCCGTAGACAGCCAGCAAAGCAAAAATGGCGTCCTTACAGCTTTCCACGGCCGCGGCCCCTCGAAGATTCGACAGAACTTCTGCTGCCAGGCGGTGGGGTCGTCCGTCTTAATAGGAAGAAAACATTCGGATCGCCGGGTGCCTCCGAATGTTTCTCCGACTCTGATTTACACTGAACCGTAGACATTTCCGGGCACTTTTCCGTCCCAGGTACAGACCGCAGCGCCACTACGCATCAGGCACTGCGGGGAGGTTTTCTTTGCGTCGTCGTTTCCTCTCGTTGTTCATCCTGTTGTTCTTCGCTTTGCCTGTCGGGATTTCGCTTTCCGGCTGCGCCAAGGGAACCAGCTCCGCGTTTTGCAGCGGCACCATTGGGCCTCGGGTCGGCGACCCGCAGACCATCACCCTGAATCCGACTGTTGGCGGCCTCAGCATGAGCTACGGTCAGACGCAGAACGTGACCACGCCCACCGCAGTGGATTGCAAGAACAACACGGTAAGTATTTCGAAGATCACCTACTCCACGGTGGATCCGAACAACGCCTCCAATATCCCTGTGGCGGACGTAAACCCGACCACCGGCCAGCTTTGCGCCGGCACGTGGAACCGCAATAACCCGGGCGGTGTGGCGGACTACACCTATTGCACCTCCAGCGGCAAGTCCGGCGTAGCCGAACTGACTGCGGCTGGCAGCGGCGCAAACAGCAATAAAGTACTGGTCTATGTGCATCCGCTGATCACGGCCATTACGCTGGGAACGGCGTCAACCGACTGTGTCAACGACCCTGCGACCAACTGCCCACAGTACACGGCTTCCGCTGTGACGTCTGCTTCTCCTTATGTGCCGAATACCTGCATCTCCTTCGGCCAGAGCGCGCAGCTTGTCACGCGTTTCTTTGCGGGAGCGCAGAACGTCACCTACTCCGCCGGCCATGCGACCTTTACCGCACAGACCGCCGGACTGCTGAACTTTGAAGACACCAGCGGTGTGGCAACTGCGATCGCTCCTGGAACGACGATTGTGACCGCGAACATCGCGCAGTCCACTTCGACGGCCGGCCTGATGTCCGTCTGCCCGCCGAAAACGATCACCATCAGCACGGCGAACGCCACGAACGGCAACGTCATCATCAATCCGAACACCACGGAACCCCTCACCGCCGTGGTGAAGGATGTGAACGGCGTTACGCTGACGGGTCTGACCCTGACGGTAACTTCGACCAACCCGGTTGCCGCCCCGGCATCGTCTTCTTCGATTGCCCCGGTCTTCCCTGGCGTCGCAGCGATTAATGCATTCTGCCTGCCGCCGAGCTGCAACCCAGCTCCCTACGGCAATGTGGGCCTGCTGGGCACGGGCAAGCCGGTGGCCTCCAACACCATTACGTCCACCACGCCGGGTAGCAACAGCACCCGTCTCTGGGTGGGTAGCACCGACTCGCAGTACCTGGTGCCGATCGATCTGACGACCAACGTCATTCCCTCGCCCATCAAGCTGCCGTACACGCCGACCTCGATGATCATGGCCCAGAACGGCACCACGATCTTTATGGGATCGCCTGAAGCGCTGATGACGTTCGGCACTACGAACAACGCACTACTGGCTTCGTACCCAACGATCCAGGGTTCGTTGCTGACGGTCTCACCTGACAGCGCGACAGCCGTTATCTCCGATAGCAGCCGCAAGGTCATCACGGTCTTCAACACGGCGACGCCCGCGATTGTTACCACCTATAACGGTGTAGCGACCCGCGCGGCATACACGCCGGATGGCTCCACGCTGTACGTTCTGACCACGGACAACCACCTGCTGGTGTACTCGGCCTTCACAAGCTGGCAGAACTATGACCTGTCTGCAACTGGCACTACGGATGTAGCAGTTGCCATCCCGTCGGTAGGTGCGTTTGTCACCGGCAATACGGCAGTCAATGCGCGTTCGTACTGCGCAGCCGTCGGGACCCCAACCATCTTCTATCCGCAGGCAGGAAACCTGACACTGTCCGCTGCAGTAAACGATCGTGCGGCTACCACCAACGATGGCAAGCATCTGCTGGATGTTCGCCTGGCCACCTCTGGCGGAACGCCGGTCGTGAACGACATCACCTTCCCGACCTCGACGGCGAATGACGGCGCTAACGGAACGCGCACCTTCACTGGTGTGCTTCCCACAGGCGACTGCCCTGAAGCTGGAGTTGCTCCGGTATTTGGTATGGCAGCGAACACCACGGCATCGACCAGTGTGACGACGACCTCTGTCACGGGAATCTATCCCACGTCAGATTCGACCCAGGCATTCACCACCTATCTGGCGGTGAGCGGTGCAGCTTCTAACGGCACCAAACTGCCGGTCTACTCGACCACTGGAGCTACCGCTGGAACAGTCACTTCCGTGACGCTGGCGAACGGAGCGACTGCACCGGTAACGGGTGTGTTGTCTTCGGACAACAAGTTCTTCTTTGCAGGTACGTCCGGCGACAACCAGGTGCATCAGATCACGCGTTCCACGCTGACCGATTCCACCCAGTTGAATCCGAAGCTGCCCAGCCTGACGACGACCGGTGGCACTGCGGTTCCGAATCTGCTGGTCCAGTACCCGCGTTCGGTCACCAACAACTAATCGAAATAACAGACAAAGAGAAAGGCCGCCATCGCTGGCGGCCTTTCTCTTTGTCTTGTTGCGAATCAGGAGCGCGTTCGCTGCGTTCGGTACATCACGAGTAGCGCTGTTCCATCACGGCACGCGAGATGGCATCCAGCACGCCGTTGAGGAAAGTGATGCTCTCCGGAGCGGCATATTTGCGACCGATTTCAAGCGCTTCGTTGATGATGATGGGGTGCGGCGTTCCGTTGAACGCAATCATCTCCGCAACTGCCGTACGCAGCAGGTTACGATCCACCACGGCCATGCGATGCACGCGCCAGTTCTGCGAGTGCTTGTCGATCAGATCGTCGATCTCATTGCTCCGTTCCATCGCCACGCGAAACAGGTCTTCTGCAAAAGACTGCGTCTCCAGATCGACGGTGGGATTCCCCTCATCGTCCTGACGGCTCTTCCAGAACACGCGACGCACTTCCACGGCGGTCTGCTTGCCCAGGTCCGATTGATAGAGCATCTGCATGGCAAGTTCGCGAGCTTTTCTACGTTGTCCCATTACTTTTGAAATCCTTCCGAGGCACGGTCGACGTCGACCTGTGCCAGCTTTCCTGCGGTCACGCCGCTGCCTTCGTGTTCACCGGCAGCCGCATGACCAATCTTGCGAGCGATGCTGACCATCTCAATGGCCGCGACCGCTGCTTCAAATCCCTTGTTGCCCGCCTTGATGCCAGCGCGGTTCAACGCCTGCTCCAGTGTCTCGCAGGTGAGTACGCCGAAGGCATGTGGCAATCCGGTGTCCTGCTGCGATTGACCGATGCCACGGGCGGCTTCGTTGTAAATCGCCTCATAGTGCGCCGTTTCACCGCGCAGCAGGCAGCCCAGCGTGATGATGGCGTCAAACTTGCGCTTGCCGCTGTCATCGCGAAGGTCCGCCATCATGCGCGCGGCAGCGGGAATCTCCCATGCTCCGGGTGCGCGGACAATCTGTACGTCGGTCAGTTTGCCACCGCTGCGTGCAATCGCATCGAGCGATCCCTGCAGCAAGCGATCTGTGATGACGGCGTTCCAACGTGCGACCACGATGCCAAACTTCATGCCAGCGGCCGACAGATCGCCTTCGATGGCAATGGGGCGCCCGGCCAGAATGTCTTCGCGCTCCCAGAAGCCGAAGACAAGGCCATCGCCCAGATCGACCGTGAACAGGCGCGATTTCCAATGTGTTTCTGCAACACCCGACAGGCGTCCGCTGATCTCTTCCGTGCGCAACTCGGCGCTGAGCCAGCGCTTTACGATGCCGTGCACAATGTCGAGCTGCGTGCATTCAATCAGCAGCTCCGGCACTGCAGGCGGTCGGCCAGTGACGAACTCCGCGTTTCCGAGAGGCGCGAGGAAGCTGACGCCACGGCCTGTGCCGTCGTCCCATCCCTTGCCCGGTTCGAAGCCAAGCTCCGAAAAAAGCGTGCTGAGCCGCTCCCACGCCGCCGACGAACCCACCGGCTTCACTACGGTCAAACCCTTGATCATTCTTTGATTGTAGAAGAGCGGTAGCATCTATTCATGGCACGTACGGAATCGAACACCGAACTTCCCCTGGGCGCGGTTTGCCCGGCGTTTGAACTGGAATGCGTTCTCTGCGATAAAGCGCTGGGGCGCGACGATATTTACGCCGGACCAGACGATCCGTACAACCGAAAAGGCCTGCTGGTGGCGTTCGTCTCCGTCCACTGCCCGTTTGTAAAGCACATGGAAGTGGCCTTCACCGCACTGGCCAAGAAGTATGCCGGTGAAATCGCCACCGTGTGCATCTGCTCGAACGATGAGATTGCCTTTCCGGAGGACGGCCCCGAAGGCATGCGTGAGCAAGGAGAACGGCTGGGATGGGACAAAGGCGCCGATCTCTGCACAATTCCCTATTTGCAAGACAGTTCGCAGGAGACGGCTCGGGAATTTCACGCGGCCTGCACGCCTGACCTGTATCTTTTCGATCAGGATCGGAAGCTGGTGTACCACGCGCAGTTTGACCGCACGCGCCCCTACCGCGAGAGCGACGGCAAGGCTGGTGTGGAACGGCATCCCGAAATCCACCAGGCAGCGCATGGAGCCGATCTGGAAGCGGCGATCAAGAACCTGATCGCGGGAAATCCGCCGCTGGAACACCAGGTGCCTAGCCTGGGTTGCAACATCAAGTGGAAGTGAGATCGTCAGGTTCGAAGTAAAGGGAGTGCTTCGGAATGCGCAGAGCAGTTTTCTCACAGCTGGTATGGATTGCCCTTGCTGGTTCGCAAGCCTTTGGCCAGTCGAGCCCTCTTGGAACTTCGTCGACGGACTATCACCCGACTATGACCTTCGATGTCGCTTCGATTCGAGAATCGAAGGTGGGCAACGAGATTGTCCACTCAACCTTCTACCCGCCTCATACAAGCACGTTTCGCACGCAGAACATCAACCTGTCCAATCTGGTAACTCTGGCCTACGGTGTGCAGTATTACCAGCTGTCGGGAAACCCGAGTTGGGATTTTGAGACGCTGTACACCATCCAAGCAAAATCGGACGCCGACGCGGATGCAAAGCTCGCACAACTGAGCGATCGTAATGCGCGGCTGGAAAAGCAGCACATGCTGCAGGTTCTGCTTGCGGAGCGGTTTCATCTTCAGGTGCACTGGGAAACTCGGCAAGGCCCTACTTATGACTTGGTGGTATCAAAGCTGGGGCTGCTTAAAGAAACGAGCGATGCATCTTCTCAAGAGGAAAATAACGGGAGGACCTACCCACCGCTGTACCAACGCAGCAGCAGTAAAGCCGGGTACGAGTTGGTCGCACATGGTGCTTCCATGGCCATGCTTTGCGATGTACTAAACGGCCAGTTTGGACGTCCCGTGGTGAATCAAACGGGCCTTTTGGGGAAGTACGATTTCGTGGTGCCGTACTACGGGCGCTTCGATGCGGATCGAAGGCCAGATGATACGAATCCGATGCCGACACTCGACCACAGCCTGGAAGAGAATCTCGGGCTACGCGTGAAAGCATCGCGCGGGGACATTCCAGTTGTTGTGATCGACCACGTCGATCAACATCCCCCGGAGAATTAAACGTCCACGTTGCAACCCGAAAATAAAAGGCCCCACGATCTTTCGTCGTGGGGCCTTTTGTTACTGGATTATCCAACTTCAGACTACGGGTTGCTGGGGGTCTGCGGCGTTCCGGCCGAAGGAACCAGCGGGGCAAGAAGGAATTGCTTGCCGATCACCGTGCCGTTGCCGAGAACGCGGTTGTAGCCCTTGTTGGTGGTGGAGTACAGGCCGTTGAAGCCGGGGATGCCCTGACGATAGACCTTCGTCAGACCCAGGTTCTGCAATGCAGCCAGAGCGTAGATGTAATAGTTCTCGTTGCCAATGCGTCTGCCGTAGCGCTGTACCGCGAGAGCCGTCAGTCCTGCGAAATCCGGCGCAGAAGCGCTGGTGCCAATGACCGAGTAATTAAAGCCGCCAATGGTGACGATGTCCGAACTATCGTCGGCACTGCAGGTGATTGCGCCCTGAGGGCAACCGCCCATGTGCAGCGATACATCCGGCACGGTGCGGTATTTTGCATTGCCGGTGTTTACCAGCGCCTGGAAGAGCGGCTTGCGGAAGTAAACACTGTCGCCGCCGCCCGAACCCCAGTACTG is a genomic window containing:
- a CDS encoding alpha/beta hydrolase, encoding MIRWCMFVLLAALNISAHAQTWDPPIGYRVTYKTVDGRDLGMWIVEPKDMGAKDYAAKRPAVLLVHGGGWTNGAAGVHNEQAKAIAQHGAVAILLQYRLLPPNPHEEPRICVEDTKSAMRWLRAHAAELHLDPNKIAAGGSSAGGYNAAYAAVGPGWDDSHDDLRISARPDALVLLNPALDIHYSAAMFHNDQKLSPMSYINKDVPPTLILSGSKDEVIHADLLRDYAQKLNAAGARCDLHIYPDQVHTFYRNEPYLTETNAQIIAFLHSLGFVAP
- a CDS encoding DUF1080 domain-containing protein; this encodes MMPARFFALSLLAASSLLAVSATAQTAAPKPSHEDTEFYHPVPPVVTPAATVGQPPSDAIVLFDGKDTSQWVAAKDSTTPADWEVHDGVMTVKKGGVGNIETKHRFKDYQLHLEWKIPASITGEGQGRGNSGLFLASTGKGDAGYEVQIMDSYNNPTYTNGMLGSVYKQAVPLANAARKPGEWSCYDVVWTAPRFNSDGSLKTPAYVTVFLNGVLVENHFELKGETAYVGHAEYKAYDTAPIKLQAHGDKSEPISFRNVWAREVKPWTEPMTK
- a CDS encoding redoxin domain-containing protein — protein: MARTESNTELPLGAVCPAFELECVLCDKALGRDDIYAGPDDPYNRKGLLVAFVSVHCPFVKHMEVAFTALAKKYAGEIATVCICSNDEIAFPEDGPEGMREQGERLGWDKGADLCTIPYLQDSSQETAREFHAACTPDLYLFDQDRKLVYHAQFDRTRPYRESDGKAGVERHPEIHQAAHGADLEAAIKNLIAGNPPLEHQVPSLGCNIKWK
- a CDS encoding DUF1801 domain-containing protein, with product MMMRTELFRLNGTVEHDPAIDRWLQERGALGAIAGQWFEVMRKCGDEVREVFHDGCPVACVGDVAFCYVNVFKSHVNVGFYQGSSLPNHAGLLQGTGKFMRHVKLQPGADVDASSLRKLIERAYSDAKELVERG
- a CDS encoding YciI family protein; translation: MPQYFVAGYLPDDFDMSTMDASVGPAIHALNQEMLAAGVRKFACGLGATKSLQKQSDGEMLITDGPYLEAKEHIGGFWILECADMDEAVTWSRKGIALTGGRGEVREIFFVPAGE
- a CDS encoding MFS transporter; amino-acid sequence: MSQNSKESTTAYRVLGAASLCHMLNDMLQSLFVAAYPLFKGNFNLSFGQIGTLTLVFQITASLLQPFVGFYTDRKPKPYSLPFGMAISMTGLLVLAFATNYSMLLVGGALMGIGSSIFHPESSRLARLASGGAHGMAQSVFQVGGNFGSSLGPLLIAFVVLPRGQKSMAWFTLAALFGIILLTGLGHWYKLHGRAIQKKQTVATVLTLNRKKVGGALAVLVVLTLSKYFYLASITSYYVFYLMQHFHLGQKDAQFYLFLFLAAVAAGTVIGGPVGDRIGRKKVIWISILGVLPMTLLLPYVTLPVTVFLSVLIGLVLASAFSAILVYAQELMPGRVGMVSGLFFGLAFGLGGLGAALLGKLADHTSIDYVYKVCSFLPALGLLTGFLPDTSKKHDGGSTNAEAIALMNTEEQSA
- a CDS encoding TIGR03435 family protein, which gives rise to MMLSKLFLLGFVFVAEQAPVPLLHPVSPMPSFSVVSVRLSKPDEQGTNSGVNQDSYHAERTTMKDVLAYAFGMGYDQELDGGPSWMRNERFDINGKLDPEEAASIKSMSRDDREEQMRLMVQSLLKERFHLTYHFEAREMPVYRLQIAKGGFKCPRDTTSQPAIPDPSKPRFRWSAAPAPPPPPPGWHQPAPAEWKRMMGSLHMHTKGWPWWLIATSLSHQPELNGKPVIDDTGLEGPYECDLQWSQEGSEGTNQFFFQAIQDQMGLKMTPSRGQVEVLVVDSIDRPSEN
- a CDS encoding helix-turn-helix domain-containing protein — protein: MRMGHRFSVDIDKYFTDRTRPVLALAGTYPASHRVRPHRHRRSQLFCPLTGMMIASTSQGTWAVPARRALWIPAGVRHELRAQGEVKMQSLYFEPDTLVPMPDHCQVVDVSPLMRSLMDEAVTLPVRYSHDGRSGALMQLIQYEIGTLPELPLSLPLPTDKNLARLCRRFLQHPTAKDNIDDWAAALYLSRRTFTRLFRRETGLSFVAWRQQACVLASLPMLASGASVTNTALDLGYENPAAFTTVFKRILNASPKEYITH
- a CDS encoding TIGR03435 family protein — encoded protein: MRRAVFSQLVWIALAGSQAFGQSSPLGTSSTDYHPTMTFDVASIRESKVGNEIVHSTFYPPHTSTFRTQNINLSNLVTLAYGVQYYQLSGNPSWDFETLYTIQAKSDADADAKLAQLSDRNARLEKQHMLQVLLAERFHLQVHWETRQGPTYDLVVSKLGLLKETSDASSQEENNGRTYPPLYQRSSSKAGYELVAHGASMAMLCDVLNGQFGRPVVNQTGLLGKYDFVVPYYGRFDADRRPDDTNPMPTLDHSLEENLGLRVKASRGDIPVVVIDHVDQHPPEN
- the ribH gene encoding 6,7-dimethyl-8-ribityllumazine synthase — translated: MIKGLTVVKPVGSSAAWERLSTLFSELGFEPGKGWDDGTGRGVSFLAPLGNAEFVTGRPPAVPELLIECTQLDIVHGIVKRWLSAELRTEEISGRLSGVAETHWKSRLFTVDLGDGLVFGFWEREDILAGRPIAIEGDLSAAGMKFGIVVARWNAVITDRLLQGSLDAIARSGGKLTDVQIVRAPGAWEIPAAARMMADLRDDSGKRKFDAIITLGCLLRGETAHYEAIYNEAARGIGQSQQDTGLPHAFGVLTCETLEQALNRAGIKAGNKGFEAAVAAIEMVSIARKIGHAAAGEHEGSGVTAGKLAQVDVDRASEGFQK
- the nusB gene encoding transcription antitermination factor NusB — translated: MGQRRKARELAMQMLYQSDLGKQTAVEVRRVFWKSRQDDEGNPTVDLETQSFAEDLFRVAMERSNEIDDLIDKHSQNWRVHRMAVVDRNLLRTAVAEMIAFNGTPHPIIINEALEIGRKYAAPESITFLNGVLDAISRAVMEQRYS